The window CTCGACCGACTCGCACCCGGCGCCCTTGAACAGCTCGTCCTGGAAGAAGCCGTCGGCCCCCATGAACCTGACCTTCGGCATCACCAGGCCCAGGTCCTTCATCTGGCGCACGATGACCTGCACGCCGGTCTCAATGACACCCCCCATGTAGATCAGGTCGGCGCCGGTGGCTCGAATCTTGGTCAGGACCGGTTTCTGATCAGGCTGCTTCCAGTCGATGCCCTCGTGGCCGACCACCTGAAGGCCGATCTTCTTCGCCTCAATGTCGAAGACGTCCGCCACGCCCTTGCCGTAGAGTTCCTGGTCGTCGAGGATGAACACCTTCTTGTGGCCCATCGCCTTGGCCCACCGCGCCCCGACCGCCCCCTGGATGTCATCGGCGGGGAAGTGGCGCAGGTAGTTGGCGACGCCGGTGGGGCGGTACATCTCCGGCTCGCCCGGGGCCGCGCCGATCTTCTTGGTGAGCCCGGGGTAGGTGTTGGCGGGGGTGATCTGCATCATCCGGGCCCGGTTGGTGATCGGGATGCTCACCTTGGCCGCGCCGCTGTTGTAGGTGGCGATGTAGACCATAGCGTCCTTGTCGGCCACGGCCTTGTTGGCGTTCTCCGCCTCCACCGCGCCGTCCCACTTGCCGGTCTGCGGTGAGGCGTCGTCCAGGTTGATGACCTCGATGCAGTAGCCGCTCACGGCTCCGCCAGCTTCCTCGACAGCCATTTTGACGCCGTTCCTCATCCCGTCCGACTCCGGGATCATGGCGCCCTGCATCGGCCAGCTCGTATAGAACTTCATCTTGCCCTTCGGGCAGTGCTTCGCGGCGTCGCCGGCCGGCGCCCACACAAGCAGCGCCAGGAGCGCCGCGCCGAGGCCCGCGATCCTCCAGTAACGTTTCATGGGTTCCCCTCCTTTTCGGTCAGCCGGGGTTGACACTCTAGAGATCCTCGGAGGGGGGCTTCGCCCCCCTTCCGAACCTCCCCCCTCGGTTGCGCGGGCCAAGCCCGCGCTCGAAGCAGATGACTCGGGCGGGGACGCTACGCCCGACCCTGACGCGTGGTCCTCTGATCACCTCCTTCGAAGCGAAACGGACCTCTCACCGGCTTGGCAGAACGCCGGAGAAGATCGCACAGACGAAACCCTCTCAC is drawn from Candidatus Rokuibacteriota bacterium and contains these coding sequences:
- a CDS encoding branched-chain amino acid ABC transporter substrate-binding protein; this encodes MKRYWRIAGLGAALLALLVWAPAGDAAKHCPKGKMKFYTSWPMQGAMIPESDGMRNGVKMAVEEAGGAVSGYCIEVINLDDASPQTGKWDGAVEAENANKAVADKDAMVYIATYNSGAAKVSIPITNRARMMQITPANTYPGLTKKIGAAPGEPEMYRPTGVANYLRHFPADDIQGAVGARWAKAMGHKKVFILDDQELYGKGVADVFDIEAKKIGLQVVGHEGIDWKQPDQKPVLTKIRATGADLIYMGGVIETGVQVIVRQMKDLGLVMPKVRFMGADGFFQDELFKGAGCESVEAVGFRMTFASLPFEQLTGVGGKAYRMYKDKFKIEPSSYALYAYDAARIAIEAVKRAGKKEREAIRKAAFGIKDYEGINGKFSFDENGDSDSKIMSGYGVEKCKFKFLQVLQF